The following proteins are encoded in a genomic region of Anser cygnoides isolate HZ-2024a breed goose chromosome 13, Taihu_goose_T2T_genome, whole genome shotgun sequence:
- the IL13RA2 gene encoding interleukin-13 receptor subunit alpha-2 isoform X2: MALWRIYLFSLVLVWGCMASSSSSSQQTAVAPPQDLQITDPGLLGSLDIEWKPPPNVQTFNECTVKYKFEYRNTGDREWKVIFTRKLKFRVGFDLSRTAEVKVQTLLEGRCTNDVEVQSEWIYATFQVPLQGKLESEVQNFHCIYHDWEYLKCTWQPGLLAPRGVHYGLYYWYEGLDHAVQCDDYIQDHGINIGCMLQNLSQAEYKDLSICVNGSAAATLLRPLYATLRLHNLAKPSPPKQLVVSMSASEELRVVWSPPGGETPPQCLEYEVQLAEEQGKAKAAWASVSTQMETAFTISRANQSRISCVRVRGRTNNFCADQGFWSEWTQECFSVSRTEDKQLFILIPVILSLSSSLIIFMLIGQCKKRTPAGKAMYMSVGC; the protein is encoded by the exons ATGGCTCTCTGGAGGATTTACCTTTTCTCCTTGGTGCTGGTGTGGGGCTGCAtggcctcttcctcctcctcctcccagcagaCGGCAG TTGCTCCCCCACAAGACCTTCAGATCACTGATCCTGGGCTTTTAGGTTCTCTCGATATAGAGTGGAAACCTCCACCCAATGTACAAACCTTCAATGAGTGCACAGTAAAATACAAGTTTGAATACCGTAACACTGGTGACAGAGAATGGAAG GTTATTTTTACTAGGAAACTAAAATTCAGAGTTGGATTTGACCTCAGCAGGACTGCTGAAGTGAAGGTACAGACCCTGCTTGAAGGACGGTGTACCAATGACGTGGAGGTTCAGAGTGAATGGATTTATGCTACCTTTCAGGTCCCATTGCAAG GAAAGCTGGAATCAGAGGTTCAGAATTTTCATTGCATCTATCATGACTGGGAATACCTCAAGTGCACTTGGCAACCAGGTCTCCTCGCTCCTCGCGGTGTACATTATGGTCTGTATTATTG GTATGAGGGCCTGGaccatgcagtgcagtgtgatGACTACATCCAGGACCATGGTATAAACATTGGCTGCATGCTGCAGAACCTGAGCCAGGCAGAATATAAGGATCTGAGCATTTGTGTCAATGggtcagcagcagccaccctgcTGAGGCCGTTGTATGCCACCCTGCGCCTTCACAACCTAG CAAAGCCCTCACCCCCCAAGCAGCTGGTGGTTTCCATGTCTGCGTCCGAGGAGCTCCGCGTGGTGTGGAGCCCACCGGGTGGCGAAACGCCCCCCCAGTGCCTGGAGTACGAGGTCCAGCTGGCAGAAGAGCAGGGGAAGGCCAAGGCTGCCTGGGCG tctgTGTCAACCCAAATGGAGACTGCTTTTACTATTTCCAGAGCAAATCAAAGCCGCATCTCATGTGTCCGTGTCAGGGGGAGAACAAACAATTTCTGCGCCGACCAGGGCTTCTGGAGTGAATGGACGCAGGAGTGTTTTTCTG TGTCCAGAACAGAGGACAAGCAGCTATTTATCCTCATTCCAGTCATTCTGAGTTTGTCAAGTAGCCTCATAATATTTATGTTGATTGGTCAGTGCAAGAAAAG AACCCCGGCAGGAAAAGCAATGTACATGTCAGTGGGATGCTAA
- the IL13RA2 gene encoding interleukin-13 receptor subunit alpha-2 isoform X1: MALWRIYLFSLVLVWGCMASSSSSSQQTAVAPPQDLQITDPGLLGSLDIEWKPPPNVQTFNECTVKYKFEYRNTGDREWKVIFTRKLKFRVGFDLSRTAEVKVQTLLEGRCTNDVEVQSEWIYATFQVPLQGKLESEVQNFHCIYHDWEYLKCTWQPGLLAPRGVHYGLYYWYEGLDHAVQCDDYIQDHGINIGCMLQNLSQAEYKDLSICVNGSAAATLLRPLYATLRLHNLAKPSPPKQLVVSMSASEELRVVWSPPGGETPPQCLEYEVQLAEEQGKAKAAWASVSTQMETAFTISRANQSRISCVRVRGRTNNFCADQGFWSEWTQECFSVSRTEDKQLFILIPVILSLSSSLIIFMLIGQCKKRIALRTSSQGWLRSPELSKAQVSLPCLLPFVRLAVAMHVLNGPRKTLEEL, from the exons ATGGCTCTCTGGAGGATTTACCTTTTCTCCTTGGTGCTGGTGTGGGGCTGCAtggcctcttcctcctcctcctcccagcagaCGGCAG TTGCTCCCCCACAAGACCTTCAGATCACTGATCCTGGGCTTTTAGGTTCTCTCGATATAGAGTGGAAACCTCCACCCAATGTACAAACCTTCAATGAGTGCACAGTAAAATACAAGTTTGAATACCGTAACACTGGTGACAGAGAATGGAAG GTTATTTTTACTAGGAAACTAAAATTCAGAGTTGGATTTGACCTCAGCAGGACTGCTGAAGTGAAGGTACAGACCCTGCTTGAAGGACGGTGTACCAATGACGTGGAGGTTCAGAGTGAATGGATTTATGCTACCTTTCAGGTCCCATTGCAAG GAAAGCTGGAATCAGAGGTTCAGAATTTTCATTGCATCTATCATGACTGGGAATACCTCAAGTGCACTTGGCAACCAGGTCTCCTCGCTCCTCGCGGTGTACATTATGGTCTGTATTATTG GTATGAGGGCCTGGaccatgcagtgcagtgtgatGACTACATCCAGGACCATGGTATAAACATTGGCTGCATGCTGCAGAACCTGAGCCAGGCAGAATATAAGGATCTGAGCATTTGTGTCAATGggtcagcagcagccaccctgcTGAGGCCGTTGTATGCCACCCTGCGCCTTCACAACCTAG CAAAGCCCTCACCCCCCAAGCAGCTGGTGGTTTCCATGTCTGCGTCCGAGGAGCTCCGCGTGGTGTGGAGCCCACCGGGTGGCGAAACGCCCCCCCAGTGCCTGGAGTACGAGGTCCAGCTGGCAGAAGAGCAGGGGAAGGCCAAGGCTGCCTGGGCG tctgTGTCAACCCAAATGGAGACTGCTTTTACTATTTCCAGAGCAAATCAAAGCCGCATCTCATGTGTCCGTGTCAGGGGGAGAACAAACAATTTCTGCGCCGACCAGGGCTTCTGGAGTGAATGGACGCAGGAGTGTTTTTCTG TGTCCAGAACAGAGGACAAGCAGCTATTTATCCTCATTCCAGTCATTCTGAGTTTGTCAAGTAGCCTCATAATATTTATGTTGATTGGTCAGTGCAAGAAAAG GATTGCTCTCAGAACATCGTCCCAAGGATGGCTGAGAAGCCCAGAGCTTTCTAAAGCCCAAGTGAGtcttccctgcctgctgccattCGTGAGGCTGGCTGTTGCAATGCATGTCCTCAACGGACCTAGGAAAACACTGGAGGAGTTGTAA